TCCTATTTATAATTTGTAAACACCTTTTCCCTTATTTATCAAGGATTTCAGCTGTTTTATAATATAGCTTGAATACATAAAATATTAGTTAAACTTAATAATTTCAGCTGCTTGTCTATTTATTTGAGAGCTGTATAGTGCGGTCATAAGAGCATAGATTTTATGATCGTAAACTTTGCTGCGTCGTTTAGAATGCGTACTAACGAAATAGGTTTGCCAAAAAAAAGCATGATGAGGCTGCTATATATTAATATTTAAGCCAATCTACTGGTAATTTGTAATAAAATTGGGCAATATGCTGCAACGAAATCGTGTTAGTGGATTCGTTTCAACTTTTCCTCATAATAATGAGGATTGATTTTAATATGGAAGTTACTAGGAAAAACTGTATGAGTTCAATTAACCATGAAGGGCGCGTGCTTCACGAAGGCTTGAGTAAAAAAATAATGTCTGCTGATGAAGCGGCTGCATTTATTAAAAATGATATGAACGTCGGTATGAGTGGCTTCACCGGTGCAGGCTACCCTAAAGCCATACCAGCGGCGCTTGCCAAACATATGGAAGCGGCCCACGCGCGCGGTGAAGATTTTCAAATTGGTCTGTTGACCGGAGCGTCTACTGCTACCGAGTGTGATGGCGTATTGGCTGAAGCCAAAGGCATCAAATGGCGTACCCCTTATCAATCAGAGCCGGCGCTTCGTAAACAAGTCAATGCCGGTGAAGCATATTATTTTGATATGCATTTATCGCATGTGGCGCAACAAAGTACGATTGGCTTCTATGGCGACATGCATATGGCTGTGGTTGAAGTGTCTGGTATTTTGCCAGATGGTCGCCTCATTCCTTCTACTTCCATTGGTACTAGTAATGCATGGTTGGAAAATGCCGATAAAATCATTTTAGAAGTTAACGCCCAGCAAAGCCTAATGCTTGAGGGTATGCATGACGTTTATAATGATATTGGTATGCCGCCGAATCGCAAACCAATTCCACTAGTCACTCCAGGTGGGCGTATTGGCGTTCCGTACTTACATTGTGACCTAGATAAAGTGGTGGCTATTGTCTTAACCGACTCGCCAGATCGCAATAGCAAGTTTGCAGATCCAGATGAAAAATCCAATAAAATAGCCAGCCATATCATTGACTTTTTTCATAATGAAGTCGAAAAAGGCCGTCTGCCAGAAAATTTATTGCCGATACAGTCTGGGGTGGGCAACGTGGCCAACGCAGTATTGGCAGGCTTGCAGAATAGCCCGTTTGAGAATTTGACTGGCTATACTGAAGTGTTACAAGATGGTATGTTGGATCTGATCATGTCTGGTAAAATGACTATGGCGTCTGCTACTGCGCTGTCATTAAGCCCAGATGCGCTTGAAACTTTCAATGCCAATATTGAAGAGCTGCGTGCTCGCATTGTTTTACGTCCACAAGAAATCACCAATCACCCTGAAGTGGCACGTCGCTTAGGTGTTTTGGCGATCAATGCGATGATCGAGTGTGACCTTTATGGTAACGTCAACTCGACTCACGTCATGGGCACTAGCATGATGAATGGCCTTGGCGGTTCAGGTGATTTTGCGCGCAACGCTTACACCTCATTCTTTGTGTCGCCATCAGTGGCCAAAGATGGTGCTATCTCTTGCATCACGCCGATGGTATCGCACCATGACCACACTGAACATGATGTGATGGTAATTGTCACTGAGCAAGGTTTGGCTGATTTGCGTGGCCTCGCACCGCGTCAACGTGCTCAAGCGATTATCGATAATTGCGCGCATCCAGACTATCGTCCGATGTTGCAAGATTACTTTGATCGTGCCTCTACAACGGCTGGCATGCAAACGCCGCACATGCTCAACGAATCGTTATCATGGCATCAACGTTACGTCGAAACGGGCGATATGCGCATTAAGTAAGTGCATATAGCTACTCTGTTGTTAAAAGTAAAGTAAGCAAAGCCAGTAAAATAAAGTGTCCCTTATCTGTATTCAGGTAAGGGACTTTTTTGTGGGTGACAGAAATGGCCAGACTAGAAATAATTTTAGACTTCAAAGATACTAGAGACAGGTATAGTTAAAATACCTTAAAAACGCTATGGTACTGCTGGTATAAGCTTCTTGCAGCCTCTGTCTGCGTAGGCACAGCAAGCAAGAGAAACTTATGCCAGCAATATGTTATGTATCTATATTACTTTTCATTGACTATATGTCTCTTTACTCAACCTTGAGTATTTTAAAACTTTATAAAAATTATAGATAATATTAAGAATTATGAAGAGGGCACTGAATATTCGAGCCCATCCCGAATTCTGTGAAACTGCTTTTAATCAAAGCAGCTATTTCATATTTTGCCCCAACCGAATAGCAGCGGCGATATTTACCGCTGTGGTTTCGATATTATCATAGGCATATTTTAAAACCTTATCGATAGAATCTACTTTTTGAATACTGGGCATCACCACATCGAATTGAGTAGTCTGGGCCGGTTTAAGCCCATCGACACTGCCACAAATAGCAATAACCGGTGTGTGACTGAGCTTAGCAAGTTGACTGATACCACCAGCCACTTTGCCCATTGAGGTTTGCGCGTCGAGTTTGCCTTCCCCAGTTATCACAAGGTCAGCACCAGCAATATGCTGCGATAGATCAACAGCATCAGCCACGGTATCAAAGCCTGACTGTAACTGTGCGCCGCAAAAAGTCATCAATGCAAACCCAAGACCACCGGCTGCGCCTGCACCTGCAATATTTTGATAGTTCTCACTATTGGGATAGCTGCCGTGCTGATGGCAAACGGTCGCAAAGTGACTTAAAGACTGGTCTAAACGCGCAACTTGTTCAGGATTGGCCCCCTTTTGTGGGCCAAAAATAGCACTGGCGCCTAACGGGCCACATAACGGATTGGTCACATCACAGGCCACTTCAAAGGCAGTATTTAAAATATTCGGATTGAACGCTGAGCTGTCTATCCGTTGCAAGCGGGCAAGTTGATCACCACCTGGTACTAAAGGCTGGCCTTGCTGGTCATAAAAAACCATGCCTAATGCAGTCAACATGCCAACCCCAGCATCATTGGTGGCACTACCGCCAAGACCGATGATAATGCGTTTTGCCCCTTCACTTAAAGCATCTTTGATGAGTTCACCAACCCCGTAGCTACTAGCAATACTAGGGTTTCGCTCTGCTACGGTCAATAAATGCAGGCCACATGCTGCCGCGACTTCAATCACTGCAGTAGCATCGGGCAATAGCAAGTATTTTGCGCTAATAAGCCTCATGAGTGGGTCGTGCACGATCACGGCTTTCCATCGTCCGCCGAGTACATAAGACAAAACAGCGGACGTGCCTTCACCGCCATCGGCCATCGGTATCAAGGTATAACTTGCATCTGGAAATACCTGACTAAATCCGGACTTGATAGCCTGGCAAACTTCTAAGGCTTCTAAGCTTTCTTTAAACGAGTCTGGGGCAATTAAAATCTTCATTACACTCTCTTAAAATGTCTATTATCTATTTGCTATTAACTTACTTATCAACGAATTTTTTAACAAGTGCTTAAAAAGTAGCTATTGGTCATGGCTAAATTAAATAAATACTAATGTTAATAGCCAGATAAAGATGATGCTGGTGACACCTTGAATACCGGTGGCCACTGAATGGGCTTTATAAGCCTGCGCCACACTCATGCGACTAAATTGGCTGACGATCCAGAAGAAGCTGTCATTGGCATGCGAGATAGTCATGGCGCCGGCACCGATTGCCATCACACAAAAAACTCGACCCAGATCGCTATCAAGCCCGATCTGTCCTAATAATGGCGCAACCATTGCTGAGGTAGTTACTAATGCTACCGTGGTAGAGCCTTGTGCTGTTTTGAGAGCGGCTGAAACGATAAATGGCATAAATATGCCCAAACCTAATGCTGATAAGGTAGTGCCTAAATAGTCGCCGATCGGGGTGACTTTTAGCATGGCACCAAATGCGCCGCCAGCACCAGTGATTAATAATATCGGTGCGGCTACCACCAAGCCTTGGGCCACGCTGTCGCTAATCTGCTGAGTTTTATCGCTACCACTTATCAATAAAAATGCTAGAAATAAACCGATTAGTAGGGCAGTGAGTGGATTACCAATGAATACCAAGATATCAATAAGGAAACTAGTGCCTAGTGGGGCAGTAGGGAAGTTGGCCACAGAGGATAGGCAAATCAAAACGATAGGCACAATAATAGGCAAAAAAGCCATCGTTGTTGATGGCATTTTATTATAATCTTCACGAGCTTTCATATTTGCAGGGACAGCAGCTGCTGGCACATTGTCAGCATCTATATTATCTGGTTCGACATCTAGGAAACGGTTTGACCATAACCAGCCTGCCAATACCGCCACGCTGGTCACTACAATACCAACCATGATCACCAAACCTAGGTTTGACTCAAGCCCCAAATTACCTGCTGCAGCAATAGGCCCAGGCGTAGGCGGCACAAAAGTATGGGTCGCATATAAGCCGGTCGCCAAAGCAATACTCATCGCCACACTGGATACTTGCAAGCGCTCAGCCAAAGACTCTTTTAAAGAGTTTAAGATGATAAAACCTGAGTCACAAAACACAGGAATTGAGACTACTGCCCCAACGATAGACATGGTCAAGGTTGGAAAGCGTGGCCCTAGAAAGTTAATGACCGCTTCTGCCATAACAATAGCAGCGCCCGTCTTTTCCAGGATCAGCCCAATGATGGTACCGAACACGATTACTAGACCAATATAACCTAAGATACCACCGAAACCGTCGGAGATAGTTTTTGCGACCGTATCAAGAGGCACTTGATAAAATAACGCCACTAAAAAGGCTGATAGTATTAAGACTAAAAAAGGATGCCACTTTAACTTTGCGGTGGCAAAAATAATAAAAAGAATGGTCAGTAAAAGCCAAAATACTATCATCATGATCCCTATGAGGTTGAGTTCTGCTTATATCTTGAGTGAATGTCAATGCAGCTGACTATCGGTTATTTACCAACAGCAAGACGATTTTTTGAGGTGCATATCTTATCGTAAATACAACTTGCTAGGGAGTCGTATTTGTTTCACAGCTGTATATTTTATAGCGACTTCACCATACCACTTTTTAGCAATGATTAGACATTTGTATGTTCACGTGCTGCTGCTGGCTCTCGCTTATGAGTGCATTTACTATGGCTATAAAAGTAGAAACCATTACTCGATAAAGCAACGGCTATATACTTTGACATTATGTATAGTCAATGAAAAGTAATATCGATACATAACCTACTGCTGGCATAAGTTTTTCTTGCTTGCTATGCCTACGCAGACAGAGGCTAAAAAAAGCTTATACCAGCAGTACCCTAGCGTTTTTAAGGTATTTTAACTATATGTACTCGTGTCGTTGAGCAAGATAATTTGTTTATAAATACGCCAATATTAGCAGTGGGTCATGCCGGTTGGATTAACGCTGCTAAGATGATTGATGCTAGGCAAGAAGTATCGCAAGTGGCTGCCGAATGGCCACGCTCAGTCGCTTATGGTGAACTTAGTACGCCGGCGTTATCGGCACTCCAAGCCAACCAATAGTTGTGTTACCTGCTCTAAATCGACAGTCGGGAAAACTTGTTCTGATATTCCTTGGGTGTGAGCTCTGTGGCGCGTTTGAATAAGCGTGTAAATGAAGACAGATCACTATAGCCGACCTGGTCAGCGAGAGATTTTATAGTCACATCCCCTGATTCTAATAAGCGTTTGGCCTGCTCGATTCTTATCGCTTGAATATACTCAATAGGGCGCATAGCCACGCAGGTTTGAAAGCGTCTATTTAAAGTCCGTGGGGTGATGTTTACCATGGTTGCTAAGTCACTAACTTGTATGGGCTGATCAAAGTTGTCCTCGATGAATTCTTGCACGCGCTGTACCAGTTGGTCGGAGTGTGATCGGTATAATTTAACATTGGTATAACTGTTCTGATTGCCTCTTTTACTATCAACGATTTGGGTTTTCGCCACTTGGGTGGAAATTTCTCGTCCACAATAACGCTCGATTAATAGTAAAGCCAGGTCATAAAAGGCACTACCGCCTGCCGCGCAAAATATATTACCTGACTGCGTGACAAACTGATTTTCCTGTAAGTCGACTAATGGAAAGTCTGCTTTAAACTTACTCGCATAGCCCCAATGAGTGGTTGCTATTAAGCCATCAAGTAATCCCGCTTTTGCCAGAAAAAAGGCGCCGCTACAATTACTAGCAATGTCTGCTTGGGTATCAGCCAAGCGTTTTAAATGTGGCAACAAACTTAGGTTCTGCGCCAAAACCTTGTCAACTGAATCACCAATGGTTGGAATTAACAACAAGTCACAATGAGCCACATCCCCGATATCGCAATGGGCTTGCATAACCAAGCGATTGCTACACCTAATATCTAAGCCATCGACACTGGCAATTTGTACGCTAAATCTGGGTTCTACTCTTAGCCCCAAAAATCGTTGCCAACTGACGCCAGCAAATGAAAATAAGTCTAATGCGCCCGTTAATGCGCTACCCAGAACCCCATCAAATCCGAGAATTATGACCTTAAAAGGCTGTGCGTTAGTCATTAGTTTTGAGATTCCTTAGTAATTTTATGATGGATCGCTGTTATTTACAAAGATGCTCTGGTGAAAGTTAGAATGATAAGGTGTGTCATTGTTCATAATTATGTGGCGGATACTGAATAAGACAAAAATAATTAACAAACCTTCAAGTCGAGTTGATAAGGGTAATATTTCCTCAATCGCTTTGCCACTAAGCTGTTTTTCGATGCTTTAAGCCTCTATAACTGACAGGCACTATCTGTTTTAAACCAGTCTAACCGTAGACCGTCACGGCTATCGTTAAAGTGATAGCTTAACGAATTAAATGTCTCATTTCACCATTATTATGTCATAAATGACAATGGGGTAAAGGTACAAAGTAGACTAATATTAATCGGCGAGCTATTTATTGTTTTGCTTGGTTTACGTTTTTTCTAACACCCAAAGCGACACAATCAATAATTCATGATCACTTGAGCTTCCCAGTATTATTTATCAGCCCTATTTTTTAGCCTTACTAAAGAGACCCTATTATGGCAGCCGATACTTTGATCCACGACTTTGAACTCCCTTTCCAATTATATGACGTATTGAACACCGAAGCGCTTTGCAACAGCACTAAGTTTGAAGAACACAATCGTGCCACCTTCGACGCTGTATTAGACACAGCAAAAAAAATGGCGACCAATTTGTTTTTGCCACACAACCATATCGCGGATCAGAACGAACCGCAGTT
The sequence above is a segment of the Psychrobacter sp. PL19 genome. Coding sequences within it:
- a CDS encoding glycerate kinase → MKILIAPDSFKESLEALEVCQAIKSGFSQVFPDASYTLIPMADGGEGTSAVLSYVLGGRWKAVIVHDPLMRLISAKYLLLPDATAVIEVAAACGLHLLTVAERNPSIASSYGVGELIKDALSEGAKRIIIGLGGSATNDAGVGMLTALGMVFYDQQGQPLVPGGDQLARLQRIDSSAFNPNILNTAFEVACDVTNPLCGPLGASAIFGPQKGANPEQVARLDQSLSHFATVCHQHGSYPNSENYQNIAGAGAAGGLGFALMTFCGAQLQSGFDTVADAVDLSQHIAGADLVITGEGKLDAQTSMGKVAGGISQLAKLSHTPVIAICGSVDGLKPAQTTQFDVVMPSIQKVDSIDKVLKYAYDNIETTAVNIAAAIRLGQNMK
- a CDS encoding GntP family permease is translated as MIVFWLLLTILFIIFATAKLKWHPFLVLILSAFLVALFYQVPLDTVAKTISDGFGGILGYIGLVIVFGTIIGLILEKTGAAIVMAEAVINFLGPRFPTLTMSIVGAVVSIPVFCDSGFIILNSLKESLAERLQVSSVAMSIALATGLYATHTFVPPTPGPIAAAGNLGLESNLGLVIMVGIVVTSVAVLAGWLWSNRFLDVEPDNIDADNVPAAAVPANMKAREDYNKMPSTTMAFLPIIVPIVLICLSSVANFPTAPLGTSFLIDILVFIGNPLTALLIGLFLAFLLISGSDKTQQISDSVAQGLVVAAPILLITGAGGAFGAMLKVTPIGDYLGTTLSALGLGIFMPFIVSAALKTAQGSTTVALVTTSAMVAPLLGQIGLDSDLGRVFCVMAIGAGAMTISHANDSFFWIVSQFSRMSVAQAYKAHSVATGIQGVTSIIFIWLLTLVFI
- a CDS encoding acetyl-CoA hydrolase/transferase family protein, translated to MSSINHEGRVLHEGLSKKIMSADEAAAFIKNDMNVGMSGFTGAGYPKAIPAALAKHMEAAHARGEDFQIGLLTGASTATECDGVLAEAKGIKWRTPYQSEPALRKQVNAGEAYYFDMHLSHVAQQSTIGFYGDMHMAVVEVSGILPDGRLIPSTSIGTSNAWLENADKIILEVNAQQSLMLEGMHDVYNDIGMPPNRKPIPLVTPGGRIGVPYLHCDLDKVVAIVLTDSPDRNSKFADPDEKSNKIASHIIDFFHNEVEKGRLPENLLPIQSGVGNVANAVLAGLQNSPFENLTGYTEVLQDGMLDLIMSGKMTMASATALSLSPDALETFNANIEELRARIVLRPQEITNHPEVARRLGVLAINAMIECDLYGNVNSTHVMGTSMMNGLGGSGDFARNAYTSFFVSPSVAKDGAISCITPMVSHHDHTEHDVMVIVTEQGLADLRGLAPRQRAQAIIDNCAHPDYRPMLQDYFDRASTTAGMQTPHMLNESLSWHQRYVETGDMRIK
- a CDS encoding GlxA family transcriptional regulator translates to MTNAQPFKVIILGFDGVLGSALTGALDLFSFAGVSWQRFLGLRVEPRFSVQIASVDGLDIRCSNRLVMQAHCDIGDVAHCDLLLIPTIGDSVDKVLAQNLSLLPHLKRLADTQADIASNCSGAFFLAKAGLLDGLIATTHWGYASKFKADFPLVDLQENQFVTQSGNIFCAAGGSAFYDLALLLIERYCGREISTQVAKTQIVDSKRGNQNSYTNVKLYRSHSDQLVQRVQEFIEDNFDQPIQVSDLATMVNITPRTLNRRFQTCVAMRPIEYIQAIRIEQAKRLLESGDVTIKSLADQVGYSDLSSFTRLFKRATELTPKEYQNKFSRLSI